GCCGGGTGTTTGCATTGAGTTTGGTGTTACTCTGACTTAGTACAAGAGCAAATGAAATGCATGGAGGTGTAATTAACCAGTTGATTCCTCTTTCCCAGTGGTTGCTGACATCCTGTGTGAGTTCCTGGAGGTCGCTATTCATCTCATCCTGTACGTCCGTGAAGTTTATCCCTCGGGAATATTtcagaagagaaagaaatacaaTGTACCTGTGCAGGTACAGATGAATATATGTGTAATTATTACATGTTCACACTTTAAGGTAGGCTTACCTATTTATATCTCaatgtttggtgtgtttgtttccagatGTCGTGTCACCCAGAGCTGAATCAATATATCCAAGATACCCTTCATTGTGTGAAGCCCCTCATTGAGAAGGTAAGTCATGACCTGATACTGAGGTTTATTTAGGAAACGTGACCATCGCTCTTCTACGTGTATGCACTTCTGAAGTCTTTCATTTCTCTCCCAGAATGAAGCAGAGAAGGTTGCGGTGGTCATCATGGACAAAGAGCATCATCCAGTAGAGAGATTTGTGTTTGAGATTTCCCAACCTCCACTACTGTCCATCAGGTTTGCCTCTccttctttagtttttttaataaattagaAGTGAGTATAAacaatgtgctttttttaaattcatttccAGGGTGATCACGGTCACTAACTACCTGTGGTTTGTTGTTACAGCTCGGACACATTGCTGTCACATGTGGAGCAGCTGCTGAGGGCGTTCATCCTGAAGATCAGCGTGTGTGAtgctgttttaaataataaccCACCAGGTAACGCCACTGAGGATTACAAAAGAAGATGCACATGAGGGACACATTCAAATATGTATTCCTAAAACTTTCATGaagattttgaaaaatgatttgctCTGATTCCCTGACATGATTCAGCCCAATATCCAGTATTAGCAGCTAAAGAAATGAGTCTCTCAACCAGTGGTTCCTGAAATCTGTTCAGTGATGCCCCTCTTTGTGAGACTtactacctttacaagcctatATATAACTTTCAACTTCATGTACGGAAAGTTATAACACCAgattgacaaaataaatgaaatcccAGCAATAATGGACGTTTGCTTGCAATGTCTATGCAAATATTGAATATAGACTATAGTTGGAATTAATGTCAGTCAATCTTAGCAAAAAAAGCAGGACTTGGGTGTTACCTGAGGGGAACAAAAAGCCTGTGAGGTGTTGTTCAGGGTATAACATTCTCATACACAACTCTGCAGTTGCAATAGCCGAAAATACATCCGTCTTATTGGACAAGCATGGAAGGAAATAAGCAAGTTCAGGGAGGAGAGAATTACAAAAGAATCAAGCATATAATGACAAGGGCATTTAATGATTGCATAAATGAAAGTCAGGTAAGAATATGTACAAATCATAGACTTATGTTTGACCTGTTGTCTGTCACAGGGTGTTCGTTCACAGTACTGGTTCATACTAGAGATGCTGCTACACGCAACATGGAGAAGGTTCAAGTGATCAAGGTGAGGTTCTAAAACACTGCAAACCTACAGATTAACACACGATGCGGTCTGCTAATGAAAACAGAATAGCCTTTTTACCTCTTGgtaggggtgctggagccgatcccagctgtcaatgggcgaaggcagggtacaccctggacaggtcgccagcctatcacagggctacatatatagacagacaaccactcacgctcacattcacacctacgggcaatttcagagtcatcaattaacctaagctgcatgtctttggactgtgggaggaagccggagaacccggagagaacccacgctgacacggggagaacatgcaaactccacacagaaggttgtctggcccgggaattgaacccgggcccctcttgctgtgaggcgacagtgctaaccactacaccaccgtgcagcccatattatatatatatagtattgcAATCAGCTCTAATAATATGTAAACACTGAATAATTATATGCGTCTGTCACATTTGTGCATTTCCCTCTCCAGGATTTTCCATGGATAGTTGCTGATGAGCAGGAGGTCCACATGCAGGAGCCTAGACTCATCCCACTGAAGACCATGACATCTGACATAGTGAAAGTGAGAAGAAACATCCCACTTCTTAATCCGTTTATCTGCGCAAAGACGAAAAACATAGACATGCGTTATGTTGAATTTCCAACAAAACATAATCACGTGATTATAGTAATCAGCTACAGCTCACCTAAAACATAATCATGTAGTCATGTATCAATATTCATTGCGTCATGTTGAAATTCCCCCGCTTGCTCTTACAGATGTTTTTCTATTGTTCTCTGTCGTTAACAGATGCAGCTCTACGTGGAAGAGAGAGCCCAGAAAACGTAGGCCTGTGATGATGTTGAAACACCAGCAAAATATTGAACACAGTCAATCAGAGCTGCCTGGAAcagtcaaaacattttattgaacaCATTGGATCATCAGGAAAGAGATGTGGAGTGTGTGGGTGAGAGGTGTGCATTATGCTTCAGCTAGTGTTGAGGGTTGGACAGatgcaacacacagacatatcaTTGAGAAACAAATCTGTCCAGATTGTTTTTGCTATCCGCCTGTGATTTGATCGCATGCCATACAAATATGCATGAATACGGTTGTCATTTTATTGCCATCTATTGTGTTTGATTGCTTTAATTTCCATGCAGATCTTTATAAGAACAGTATGATCTAAATGTAGCTGTTGCACCATTGCAATAACAAATCAGCAGAATTTGAGTAGACCAGTGTACCGGATATCAACTCAAATATTTTCCACATCTACAAAGCATAGGAATCAGAAACCATAAAATGTGTTGTGTCTTCAATGTAAAACATATTGATCGTTTCTCTTTGTGGGGAAATGTTTTGCCAATGCTTCTTAGAGGTTGTTTTTTCACGTCCACGAGGCGGTCAAAGGTGAGGTCATCTCGGTCTGTTTGAGTATGTTCATCCCCCCCACACACTATAATGTCACACTGAGTCATAGCAGGTCTTTCATGGTGTCTACAGTATTATCGGTCAGGGATGCAGTTTGGGTGGGTTTCTATAAAATATAAGgggatgtgtgtctgtgtgtgtgttttttttccaatcaaCCAGTGGTGTTGTTCACCTCCATTCATAAGTGACAAATTCAAAGTTTTATGTTGTGACAAAGGAACTGTTTTAATGCTGATAActatgtgaaaagaaaaatgaaattgtaatttaaaaaaaagttttttaaagtaCCATCACTATAAATCTCTGTTATCGTGTATTAAAGCAAAAACTTTGTAGAAGGACTCTTGGTGATTATCCAATTATTCTAAATGCAAAAACCATTAAAGTAGGTAATGTCAGTATGTGCATTTAGATATAACTCTTGTGCATTTGCAAGACACAACTTAAAACTCTTTGTCTTTAATATTCAGTTGACTCTTTGTAGATGCATGGTTGCAACACTAACGTTTTACAAGACGACAgataacaattataataaaaactattttacaaCCTTTACATGAACCTCAATTTCATTTATAGAAAGTTTTGATACAAGAATAACAAAATCCACTAAACCCCAGCAGAAATGGATGTTTTACTTGCAGTGTCAGTATAAATACTGAATTAATGTAATTTCCAGTCCATGCTGAAACTGTGagcatgttgtttttactgagCTTTGTCTGAAAACACATCCAAACTCTGCAAGCTCTTTTCTCTCAGATCTCTAGCAGCACCTTTGAACATAGTATCGTGTGACATGTCCTTTTTATAACAACCATTCAAACAAATCACTTTACATCTCCACAGTCAATTAAACATAATCAGTGCTCATGAGTATGAAACACTTAACCTGCCAAGAAAACTTCAATGGTTCACTGGGGTCAGCCTCAGTCATAAATCCATTGGTTATGCTCCGACTTTTCATGACTCTTTCTCAGTGATAAACGGTAATTCATGCTGTGTGtcgtttgtttgtctctgttttcattAGACCCGGTGTCCATTATGGATCACAAAGGAAATATACTTAGTTTTCACAATAATCCCTCCCctgtatgaaaatgtaaattggTTGAATATATTATCACTTTGTTGTTTCATAGATTTTCTGATTAAGGACTAACGGCGCCCTCTTCAGTTTTTAGACATAAAAAAGAAGCAATCtcagctgttttatttcatgtttcaagCCCAGTGACCTTAAAATGTCTCACCGGGCCCCTTTTACATGATGTGTGATTGTTATTATAGATGTTATGAGCCATCATGATGTGATATATTTCAGAAATTAACTCagcaaaattgaaaacagatGCTTTGTGGTTTCTGTATGCGTAGACAGACACTGTGATCAGTGCAATAAACACTTCAGAGTTAACATGCATTCACAATGATGGAGAagtatatttgtttatttgcaggTTTCATTAGCTTTGAACACTATATATGCATAAGATATTATTGCTATAgtgtttgtattatttgtgaACAGGTGGCTCCGGAGCTTAAAGCTTTACAGGCATTAGTGGATCCTAAAGCAACCAAAGGAAGACTGTAGACAGCGTGTGTGGCTTTTGCTGCCCAGTGTTCACTGGTGATGGACGTCATTTCAATAACATGAATATTGTACAGTGCTGCCCCCTCATGGACAGGCATCAAGCTTATGACTGAAAAGATGCTTTGAACACCTGCTATAGCTCTCCTAATACCTTGAAATATGAGCCATGTAtctttatattcctttttactctaataatgtaacattttaaacacattcacattttgcATAGGATCAGGCAATGCAAAATAGTTCTAACTAACATGGATTGTCTTGGTGCTCTTATAATAATCGTATAATTGTAACTACAGATATCATTTGACCTAAAACTATATGTGAGTTCCATCTCCTCTGAAGACGAGCATcgtttattttttgtaaatttaccATCATAGACCCTTTCCATATTTCACTCCAAAGacttttaatttgcttttaatatttttaaacatactgtacttgatatttttatttactatttaaCATTGTATGTTGATCTGTCCTGAAAGAGGGATCCGCCAAGTGTCAGAGCTTTCTCActttttgtcctgttttgtgttaaatgtgtctTCATCAAAATAAAGTACATAAAATACACAGATAATACAGCCTTCTgtgctttaataaaaaaaatctatctagATGATCAATGCTTGAATTGTAGCCTGCAGACAATGTGAGAGTACAACTAACACCTGCCATAATCTGTGTGAAGCATTTACCAAGGCACAATAACCTCCGCTATCTTGTTATGACTCAGGCTGCCGAGGGCCTCTGCTCCATCGACACTCCTGTGACCTTTGGTACAAAGCACCGCGCAGGCTTCTATGTGAGCAAAGCTCAACACTGAGGCAACAGCAATAAACAGAAGAGCTAAACTGAGACTCCACGATTCTGTAACCAGATTTGGAATATCAGAAAAAATCCTGGTTCCTCAGTGTGTGATTGctaaaaaatctaatttacatCCATGCAGTTTTCTAAAACCTGtgacattaaaaagtcaaaggcAGCACGATGTTCTCATTTATTAGGTCGCTTATTCCGACTTCCTACTTCCTACCAGGGTGGCTGACTCTCGATACAAATCCACTGAATAGTTTACTTCAAGGTGAGCTCCTCATTTTCTTTGATGTCAACGTTGCTACCGTCTGTTTCTTAACTGTTTTGTTGGTTGGAGTGTGTCATTTGTTGAACATTCAGTATTATGTGACCTGCAGGACTTGTAGGGGCTTGTGGGATCTCTGTGCTATGCTCCCTGATAAGACTGTACTTATTTCTAGAAGAGGAAAGGTGAGGAAAATGCCCTATAACAGATCAGTGCATGAAGATTGAGGCAATTTTTCATCATTCTCATCAATATACTTTTTCAGTGCTGGTACAGATCCATTTTACTCTCATGTCTCTTTCTTGATTTGTTTCCCCACAACCCGCAGTTCGAGTGATAGAAATGACACATCAAGCCAGAGGACACCCAGTCATCAGAGTAGAACTAACACTGGGCTTGTTGGGAAGCTCCAGTTTCTCTTTGTGACTGGGATTCTGGCCGTAGTGGGCTCCCGCGTTGCCTCTCTGGTGGTGCTAGAGTTTTGTCTTCGAGCCGTCTCTGGATATCTTACAGCAGGACCTGTAAGAAACCATTAATGTGATGAAAACATGCCTGATACTCAACTATATCACCCAATTTGCTGTGTTAATTTCTGGAATATATCACATCATGATGACtcataacatttattaaaacaatcacCCATCATCTGTTTTTGATTTAATCCATCAGCTTTGTTCATAATTGCTTCTTAATTCCCCAGGAGTCCAAGAAATTTGTACAGCAGCTGTTGGTTCAAAGCCAGTTCTCCCTCGGCTGTGCCTTAAGTTGCAGTTTGCACTTTATCCATGAGGGGGCGGCCCAGCGTTGGCTATGCCTGCTCCTGGCAGCAGCACTCAGCTGGTTCCTGGCAAAGCAGTCCACGCTGCTGCTGCACCATGCCCTGGCTCTGTATAAGCTCCACAGCTCCCAGCGATACTGCGGCGTTTGCATCAGCCTCCTCACATCTGGCCGCTGCCTGCTGCCCATGCTGTGCAGGGCTATGGTCATCACGTTCTCTGTGGCTGTGGTGGCCGCCATATCAATCATCAATCAACAATTCCTGTCTGCAACTGAGGCCCTGAGGTTTTGGACCCCACTGACTATCTGCTACACACTGTTGGTTGTGTACATGCAGGGTGAGAAACCCTGAGAGATTATGTTGCAACACTCATGAGACACTGATCGATCTGGCCCCAGAGTTATAGTAGGACCCCTCTCAAGAGCATTATTAATTCATCAGTTTGACGCATCTCTCTGGATTTGAACATCCTGATGTTTTATTGCATATAACACTGCGTTTGTCTCTTCTCCAGAGGAGCAGCACCGTCTGCCCGGCAGCCAGGCTGTCCTGAACACAGTGGTGGTGCGTCTCGGTGGTTTGACGGTCCTGATGCTGACTGTTGGACGTTGGGCTGACGTGCTTCACATCCTAATGTGTTTCCTGGGTGAGGCCAGCTGTCTAATCCCCACTAAGGATCTGCTAGATGCGGCATTATCACAGGTCAGTGAGTCTCCCTGGAAGCAGCACACGTGGGCCGAAAGCACTTTCTGTCCACGGGGATCCCAAAACTGGGACAGAATATCAATGCGCTCGTTAGACTGGGTCCCAAGATGAGAGTGAACTTTTCAAACTAGTGTCCCAGGTGGAGAAGGTATAAGATCCCCAAGACAGATTCAGGTCATTATACTGAGCCTACTTTTCCTTTCACTGGAGCTAGCctggtttaaaatgtttgcatctATGTAAATATGCTTTAAAGGGTGGGTCAAATATATTCAGCAAATAAATAGGTTGATAAGATTAGTGTTAACAGGAATAACCTTAAAGATAAGAATACATACGATGGGAGTCAAGTTGAAACCCCCCACACAAATGTTCAACATAATATTTTTGGAacctataaaatgtattatattttggTTGAGTAATGATGGTTCATCTGTCATCTTTGTACccacaggaggaagaggattaTACACACTACATGAAAAGAGAGCATCAACGAAGACCACGGACACAAGAGAAGGAGGATCGAAGATAGACACTCAGGGATCTCAAAATCTTGTGGCACCACCTTTTAATGACACTAATAAGTCCTATTAGGACGACACCAACACCAACAATGAACACTTTTGTATTTAGAAtgtcatattttttcattaaaaagttcAAGGAGCAGCtctgtaaaatgaaatatcttgaaaaaagaaaatgacaccATAGCGTCTTTGTGGATTAGTTATATGATCCACAGAATAATCTGCCTTTCTTATCATTGTGCCTCATTCCAAACTTCTCAGGAACGGATCTATTTGTCTGTCATTCTCTTATAAATCGTTTTTTCTTACTGATTTAACAGTTAATTAACAGTCAGGTGACAAACCTGCAGTGCTGGATGTTATTCTATGACTCTTTGTTCCATCTCTGATAAATCAATCTTTGTAATCTTTTGGAAATGTTGGCATGCCAGTTAGTCCTCATTGTTCCACAGAGACTGGGGCGTTGTTACCCTTTTTCACAGCCTCCTGATGGATGTCGGTCACAATAGGTTCTGTCCTATAATCAAGCCTCACTGTGAGCACTCGGCTGATTCTCATTAGCCCACTAATTGGTTTGAACT
The sequence above is a segment of the Anoplopoma fimbria isolate UVic2021 breed Golden Eagle Sablefish chromosome 12, Afim_UVic_2022, whole genome shotgun sequence genome. Coding sequences within it:
- the tmem82 gene encoding transmembrane protein 82, translating into MFSFIRSLIPTSYFLPGWLTLDTNPLNSLLQGLVGACGISVLCSLIRLYLFLEEESSSDRNDTSSQRTPSHQSRTNTGLVGKLQFLFVTGILAVVGSRVASLVVLEFCLRAVSGYLTAGPESKKFVQQLLVQSQFSLGCALSCSLHFIHEGAAQRWLCLLLAAALSWFLAKQSTLLLHHALALYKLHSSQRYCGVCISLLTSGRCLLPMLCRAMVITFSVAVVAAISIINQQFLSATEALRFWTPLTICYTLLVVYMQEEQHRLPGSQAVLNTVVVRLGGLTVLMLTVGRWADVLHILMCFLGEASCLIPTKDLLDAALSQEEEDYTHYMKREHQRRPRTQEKEDRR
- the mad2l2 gene encoding mitotic spindle assembly checkpoint protein MAD2B gives rise to the protein MTTLTRQDLNFGQVVADILCEFLEVAIHLILYVREVYPSGIFQKRKKYNVPVQMSCHPELNQYIQDTLHCVKPLIEKNEAEKVAVVIMDKEHHPVERFVFEISQPPLLSISSDTLLSHVEQLLRAFILKISVCDAVLNNNPPGCSFTVLVHTRDAATRNMEKVQVIKDFPWIVADEQEVHMQEPRLIPLKTMTSDIVKMQLYVEERAQKT